A window from Exiguobacterium marinum DSM 16307 encodes these proteins:
- a CDS encoding PhoH family protein: MHPLIMTDKIPFVMEQANEAQALLGPKDEVFQAVETELKVALIPRGEELIIQADSSEALEVTKQVILTLQKLVKKGARLNESDAISVIQHIQVGKGDELLEHYERVVFTTNKGKPIRAKTVGQSRYVRAIERRDLVFGIGPAGTGKTYLAVVLAARALKEGQVKRIILTRPAVEAGENLGFLPGDLKEKVDPYLRPLYDALFDVYGVEQTNRLLERGTIEVAPLAYMRGRTLEDAFVILDEAQNTTKEQMKMFLTRLGFGSKMVVTGDLTQVDLPKGKASGLQEALHLLEGVDGIHFEHFSASDVVRHPLVKKIINAYSTDIT; the protein is encoded by the coding sequence ATGCATCCATTGATTATGACTGATAAAATACCATTCGTAATGGAACAAGCGAATGAAGCGCAAGCTTTACTCGGACCAAAAGATGAAGTGTTCCAGGCGGTTGAAACAGAATTAAAAGTAGCGCTCATCCCTAGAGGTGAGGAGTTGATTATCCAAGCCGATTCGAGTGAAGCGTTAGAGGTGACGAAACAAGTTATTCTTACTTTGCAAAAATTGGTGAAAAAAGGTGCGCGTCTAAATGAAAGTGACGCCATTAGTGTCATCCAACATATCCAAGTCGGAAAAGGGGATGAACTGCTCGAACATTATGAGCGGGTCGTCTTCACGACGAACAAAGGGAAACCGATTCGTGCTAAAACTGTTGGGCAAAGTCGGTATGTTCGTGCGATTGAACGACGGGACCTTGTTTTTGGAATCGGACCTGCCGGGACAGGGAAAACGTATTTGGCGGTCGTTCTAGCCGCTCGAGCGTTAAAAGAAGGCCAAGTCAAACGAATCATCCTGACACGCCCTGCCGTTGAAGCTGGTGAAAACCTAGGTTTTTTACCAGGAGACTTAAAAGAAAAAGTAGATCCATATCTTCGTCCATTATATGATGCCTTATTTGATGTATACGGGGTTGAACAGACGAACCGTCTGTTAGAACGAGGAACGATTGAAGTGGCTCCTCTCGCTTATATGCGTGGACGGACGCTAGAAGATGCGTTCGTTATCTTAGATGAGGCTCAGAATACGACAAAAGAACAAATGAAGATGTTTTTGACACGACTTGGTTTTGGATCAAAAATGGTGGTCACAGGGGATTTGACACAAGTCGATTTACCAAAAGGGAAGGCGTCGGGATTACAAGAAGCACTACACCTCTTAGAAGGCGTGGACGGGATTCATTTCGAACACTTCAGTGCCTCGGACGTAGTTCGCCATCCACTCGTCAAGAAAATTATCAATGCTTATAGTACAGATATCACATAA
- a CDS encoding diacylglycerol kinase family protein: MRPFRVACEGILHAVRAERNMRLHLISALLVFTFAIWLQTSVRENLILLGWVVAVISLELMNTSIERAVDLVTKDVHPLAKQAKDVAAGAVLVASIGAAVTALIIFGPRLWNVLY; encoded by the coding sequence GTGAGACCGTTCCGAGTGGCGTGCGAAGGAATTCTGCATGCCGTTCGCGCAGAACGGAATATGCGTCTTCATCTCATATCGGCCCTACTCGTATTCACCTTTGCGATATGGCTACAAACGTCGGTGCGTGAAAATTTGATTCTGCTCGGTTGGGTGGTCGCAGTCATTAGTTTAGAGCTGATGAATACATCCATCGAGCGTGCGGTCGATCTCGTCACGAAAGATGTCCATCCGCTCGCGAAGCAAGCGAAAGATGTTGCCGCAGGAGCCGTACTAGTCGCCTCTATAGGTGCTGCCGTAACGGCACTCATTATATTCGGTCCAAGGCTATGGAACGTGCTATACTAA
- the glyQ gene encoding glycine--tRNA ligase subunit alpha has protein sequence MTMQEIILTLQNFWASKGCLTMQAYDVEKGAGTLNPMTTLRTLGPEPWNVCYTEPSRRPADGRYGENPNRLYQHHQFQVIMKPSPSNIQELYLESLELIGINPLEHDIRFVEDNWENPTFGAAGLGWEVWLNGMEITQFTYFQQVGGIECDPIAVEITYGLERLASYIQEVESVFDLVWTDGFKYGDIFYQPEFEHSKYTFELSDVDMLFTLFDTYEKEAKRALEENLVFPAYDYILKCSHTFNLLDAKGAISVTERTGFIQRVRNMSRTCAAKFIEERERLGFPLLKQEKAGDLNA, from the coding sequence ATGACTATGCAAGAAATCATTCTCACGCTACAAAACTTTTGGGCATCAAAAGGTTGTTTGACGATGCAAGCGTACGATGTTGAAAAAGGGGCAGGAACGCTGAACCCAATGACTACGTTAAGAACTCTAGGTCCAGAACCTTGGAACGTTTGTTACACAGAACCATCACGCCGTCCGGCTGATGGACGTTATGGTGAGAACCCTAACCGTCTGTATCAACACCATCAGTTCCAGGTGATCATGAAACCTTCTCCAAGCAACATTCAAGAACTTTACTTAGAAAGTCTCGAGTTGATTGGAATCAATCCGCTTGAGCACGACATTCGTTTCGTTGAAGATAATTGGGAAAACCCGACATTCGGAGCAGCTGGTCTCGGTTGGGAAGTCTGGCTAAACGGGATGGAAATCACGCAATTCACGTATTTCCAACAAGTCGGTGGAATCGAGTGTGACCCGATTGCCGTAGAAATCACGTACGGACTCGAACGTCTCGCCTCTTACATTCAAGAAGTGGAGAGTGTATTCGATCTCGTATGGACAGACGGCTTCAAATACGGTGATATTTTCTACCAACCTGAATTCGAACACTCGAAATATACGTTTGAATTATCGGATGTCGACATGCTGTTCACGTTATTCGACACATATGAGAAAGAAGCGAAACGTGCTCTTGAAGAGAATCTCGTCTTCCCTGCGTACGATTACATTCTGAAATGTTCGCACACATTCAATTTGTTGGATGCAAAAGGCGCCATTTCGGTGACGGAACGTACCGGATTCATTCAACGCGTACGTAACATGTCACGTACATGTGCTGCTAAATTTATTGAAGAACGGGAACGCCTTGGTTTCCCACTTTTGAAACAAGAGAAAGCAGGTGACTTGAATGCGTGA
- the floA gene encoding flotillin-like protein FloA (flotillin-like protein involved in membrane lipid rafts), translating to MTPELLTTLLITGGGLIALAIFFTFVPVGLWISSFAAGVHVSIFTLIGMRLRRVVPSKIVNPLIKAVKAGIELNTNQLESHFLAGGNVDRVVNALIAAHRANIELSFERAAAIDLAGRNVLEAVQMSVNPKVIETPFIAGVAMDGIEVKAKARITVRANIDRLVGGAGEETIIARVGEGVVSTIGSQNNHKHVLENPDLISRTVLTKGLDSGTAFEILSIDIADIDIGKNIGAVLQTDQAEADKKIAQAKAEERRAMAIAREQEMKSSVEEMRAKVVSAEAEVPLAMAEALRHGKLGVMDYVNYLNVQADTEMRKAIGSPVDSESDSE from the coding sequence ATGACACCAGAATTACTGACGACGTTACTCATTACAGGTGGAGGATTAATTGCACTTGCCATATTCTTCACGTTCGTACCAGTTGGATTATGGATCAGTTCGTTTGCTGCAGGCGTTCATGTCTCAATCTTCACATTGATTGGGATGCGCCTTCGTCGCGTCGTTCCATCAAAGATTGTCAACCCGTTGATTAAAGCGGTCAAGGCGGGAATCGAGTTAAACACAAATCAGCTAGAGAGTCACTTCTTGGCAGGTGGTAACGTCGACCGCGTAGTGAACGCGTTGATTGCCGCACACCGTGCAAATATCGAATTATCATTTGAGCGCGCTGCAGCCATCGATTTGGCAGGTCGGAACGTACTTGAAGCCGTACAAATGTCGGTTAACCCAAAAGTCATTGAAACACCATTTATCGCAGGTGTAGCGATGGACGGGATTGAAGTGAAGGCAAAAGCACGCATTACGGTACGGGCCAACATCGACCGTCTCGTCGGTGGTGCAGGGGAAGAAACGATTATCGCCCGTGTCGGAGAAGGTGTCGTATCGACGATTGGTTCTCAAAACAATCATAAACATGTATTAGAGAATCCAGATTTGATTTCGCGTACCGTTCTTACAAAAGGATTAGATTCGGGGACAGCGTTTGAAATACTATCGATTGACATTGCAGACATCGACATCGGTAAGAATATCGGTGCGGTTTTACAAACTGACCAAGCCGAAGCGGACAAAAAGATTGCGCAAGCGAAGGCGGAAGAACGCCGTGCGATGGCGATTGCCCGCGAACAGGAAATGAAATCTTCTGTTGAAGAGATGCGCGCGAAGGTCGTCAGTGCGGAAGCAGAAGTCCCGCTCGCGATGGCCGAAGCATTGCGTCACGGAAAGCTAGGCGTCATGGATTACGTAAATTACTTGAACGTTCAAGCGGATACAGAAATGCGAAAAGCGATTGGATCACCTGTCGATTCTGAATCAGATAGCGAGTGA
- the ybeY gene encoding rRNA maturation RNase YbeY encodes MQIISNDEHELLTTSQIELVESILQHAAQLEEVEEPSELSVTYLTNAEIHEVNREWRGKDAPTDVISFAFDEMGEDELDFTLDEDEPHLLGDLVISVERCREQAADYGHSFERELGFLAIHGFLHLLGYDHMTPEDEAEMTARQEAVLTHFELKRGNV; translated from the coding sequence ATGCAAATCATCTCGAACGATGAACATGAACTGTTAACAACATCTCAAATTGAGCTCGTTGAATCGATTTTACAACATGCCGCTCAATTAGAAGAGGTGGAAGAGCCGAGCGAATTATCGGTCACTTACTTAACAAATGCGGAAATTCATGAGGTGAACCGGGAATGGAGAGGGAAAGATGCCCCGACCGACGTCATTAGCTTTGCCTTTGATGAGATGGGCGAAGATGAGTTGGACTTCACACTCGACGAAGACGAGCCGCACCTCCTTGGTGATTTGGTCATCTCGGTAGAACGTTGCCGGGAGCAAGCCGCTGACTATGGTCATTCGTTCGAGCGAGAGCTAGGCTTCTTGGCTATCCATGGATTCCTTCATCTATTAGGTTACGATCATATGACACCGGAGGATGAAGCGGAGATGACTGCAAGGCAAGAGGCAGTCCTCACTCACTTCGAATTGAAGCGGGGCAACGTGTGA
- a CDS encoding HD family phosphohydrolase: protein MQQAKNWTVATISLIFFLLLGAILYFTVRPSIISVEPLGIAEQDIRSPITVEDRVATERLKQEVTNGVGSQFSLRREFADQQIAKVEQLFAAFDKTDDETELADIKNRLNSTEANGALADEELNSLLEADKNTRQTVEDVTVTALQQVMDDRIETSSEAVAEARDRAAAIIDQSPLSFEFRAISKTLSDELIVPNYVFDSEATRQKEQEAVDAVDPVIIQEGQLLVNQGEVVTREVYRKLELSGAIDPNRSLAPLFGSFLLSALLTGGFLFMLIRSKIKDLLLSPKILVTVYGLLLLQLGIFFGVGYIGVDYTTYAYILAPTAFVVLLLRILIDERVALASAFITMIAGSIVVTFGQSTNFMTLVYVATGSFLAVFLVEPKIQRKRLFLSGVLLGLVNIIMVIALLLLRNVQISWEMAMYLSGFAVISALLSIVLTFGFLPFLEPWFGVLSSGRLIELMSPTHPLLRKLLMEAPGTYHHSMMVANLAESACEAIGADGLLARVASYYHDLGKTERPLHFIENQQGGGNPHDRLTPEESADIIMAHPYDGADLLRRYKLPKEIIDIAEQHHGTSLLKYFYVKAKEDQEKDVSESRFRYPGPKPQTREAAVVMIVDSIEAAVRSQKQPTPEKIRMLVRSIIRDKLADGQFEECELTTKEIWLVGESACETLTGLFHERIEYPELKKEGELHANHLER, encoded by the coding sequence ATGCAGCAAGCTAAAAACTGGACCGTCGCGACCATCTCGCTTATTTTCTTCCTACTATTAGGTGCCATTCTTTATTTCACAGTGCGACCATCCATCATCAGTGTGGAACCGCTAGGGATTGCCGAACAAGATATTCGGTCTCCTATCACTGTCGAGGATCGAGTGGCGACCGAACGGTTGAAGCAGGAAGTGACGAACGGTGTGGGGAGCCAGTTCTCGCTGAGACGGGAATTCGCTGATCAACAAATTGCAAAAGTCGAGCAATTGTTCGCAGCTTTTGACAAAACCGATGACGAGACGGAACTTGCAGATATTAAGAATCGTCTGAATTCTACTGAGGCAAATGGGGCTCTCGCTGATGAAGAATTAAATTCGCTTCTTGAAGCCGACAAAAATACCCGTCAAACGGTCGAGGATGTGACGGTGACCGCACTACAGCAAGTGATGGACGATCGGATTGAAACGAGTTCCGAGGCGGTTGCCGAGGCTCGGGACCGAGCGGCTGCGATTATCGATCAATCGCCGCTCTCGTTTGAATTCCGGGCCATCTCAAAAACATTAAGCGATGAACTCATCGTGCCAAACTATGTATTCGATTCCGAGGCGACCCGTCAAAAGGAACAGGAAGCCGTCGATGCGGTCGATCCAGTCATCATTCAGGAAGGGCAACTTCTCGTAAACCAAGGAGAAGTCGTTACGCGAGAGGTGTATCGAAAGCTTGAACTCTCTGGAGCGATTGATCCGAACCGTTCGCTTGCACCGTTATTTGGGTCATTCTTACTCAGTGCGTTGTTGACCGGTGGATTTTTGTTTATGCTCATCCGTTCAAAGATTAAAGATCTATTGCTGAGTCCAAAAATCTTAGTAACGGTTTATGGGCTATTACTCTTACAACTCGGCATTTTCTTTGGTGTCGGATACATCGGGGTCGACTATACGACATACGCATATATCTTGGCACCGACCGCATTCGTCGTATTATTGTTGCGGATTCTCATCGATGAACGAGTGGCGCTCGCATCGGCATTTATAACGATGATTGCCGGGAGTATCGTTGTCACTTTTGGACAAAGTACGAATTTCATGACCTTGGTGTACGTTGCGACAGGAAGTTTCTTAGCTGTCTTTTTGGTCGAACCTAAAATTCAGCGGAAGCGTTTGTTCTTGTCAGGTGTGTTGCTCGGTCTCGTGAACATCATCATGGTGATTGCCTTGCTCTTGTTGCGGAACGTGCAAATCTCATGGGAAATGGCGATGTATCTATCGGGATTTGCCGTAATCAGCGCCCTTTTATCCATTGTCTTGACGTTCGGGTTCTTACCTTTTCTAGAGCCGTGGTTTGGGGTCTTATCGTCTGGTCGACTCATCGAGTTGATGAGCCCGACGCATCCATTATTACGAAAATTATTAATGGAAGCACCGGGCACGTATCATCATAGTATGATGGTGGCGAACTTGGCGGAATCTGCCTGTGAAGCAATTGGAGCAGATGGCTTGCTCGCGAGGGTCGCAAGTTATTATCACGACCTCGGGAAGACGGAGCGACCGCTTCACTTCATTGAAAACCAGCAAGGTGGAGGAAATCCGCATGACCGGCTGACACCTGAAGAATCTGCGGATATCATCATGGCTCACCCTTACGATGGGGCCGATTTGTTGCGGCGCTATAAGTTACCGAAAGAAATTATCGATATTGCTGAACAGCATCATGGAACATCTTTATTGAAATACTTCTATGTGAAGGCGAAAGAAGATCAAGAGAAGGACGTTTCGGAGTCTCGCTTCCGTTACCCTGGTCCGAAACCTCAAACTCGTGAAGCGGCAGTCGTCATGATTGTCGACTCGATTGAGGCAGCCGTCCGTTCGCAAAAACAGCCGACACCGGAGAAAATTCGGATGCTCGTCCGATCCATCATCCGTGATAAGTTAGCGGATGGACAATTTGAAGAATGCGAGTTAACGACAAAGGAGATTTGGCTTGTCGGAGAAAGTGCGTGTGAGACATTGACCGGTTTGTTCCATGAACGAATTGAATATCCAGAATTAAAGAAAGAGGGAGAACTACATGCAAATCATCTCGAACGATGA
- a CDS encoding helix-turn-helix transcriptional regulator codes for MQLNERQQKIAEIVKENGPITGEQIAQELSLTRATLRPDLAILTMTGILEARPRVGYTFVGKRNSSMLREKLDSLTVGDFMSSAKVVRDEMTVYDAIVTLFLEDVGSLFVVGRDRELVGVLSRKDLLRAAIGNQDLDQLPVNVIMTRMPNITVCEKGETLIRAGMKLIEKQIDAMPVVEEKDGKLIVLGRMTKTNMTKVLIALANDESI; via the coding sequence ATGCAACTGAATGAACGCCAACAAAAGATTGCTGAGATTGTGAAGGAGAACGGACCGATTACAGGGGAACAAATCGCGCAAGAATTGTCATTGACGCGCGCAACCCTGCGACCCGACCTCGCCATCTTGACGATGACAGGAATACTTGAAGCTAGACCTCGTGTCGGCTACACGTTCGTTGGCAAACGAAACTCGTCAATGCTCCGAGAAAAGCTAGATTCCTTGACTGTAGGGGACTTCATGTCATCTGCAAAAGTCGTTCGGGATGAAATGACAGTATATGATGCAATTGTCACACTATTTTTGGAAGATGTTGGGTCCTTGTTCGTAGTTGGACGTGATCGAGAGTTGGTCGGTGTATTATCTCGTAAAGACCTTCTCCGTGCTGCGATTGGAAATCAGGATTTGGACCAATTACCGGTCAACGTCATCATGACGCGTATGCCGAATATTACAGTATGTGAGAAGGGTGAAACGTTAATTCGGGCAGGTATGAAATTGATTGAAAAACAAATTGATGCCATGCCTGTCGTTGAAGAGAAGGATGGAAAATTGATTGTTCTCGGTCGAATGACGAAAACTAACATGACGAAGGTGCTCATTGCGTTAGCGAACGATGAGTCAATCTGA
- the recO gene encoding DNA repair protein RecO, which produces MLQKVTGVVIRTVNYGESNKVVTLFTEELGKVAIMARGAKKPGSRFHASSQPFVEGIYIFPSSRGLAQLKSSDVVTSYPEIRKDVVRMSYAMYWLELVDRSVEDRVQNRPLFRILQDALQALNAGMDADVITHHIELRILHLLGVSPVLTGCVRCGDVTDPMYFSVASGGFLCARHQEEGTIRLSERLAKLLYLMSKHNLSEFRNVPLSDESRILLRQLFDAYMESYSGLRLKTKRVLDQMIRLHLNED; this is translated from the coding sequence ATGTTACAAAAAGTCACGGGAGTCGTCATTCGTACCGTCAATTATGGTGAATCGAATAAAGTCGTGACATTGTTTACAGAAGAACTCGGCAAAGTTGCGATTATGGCACGAGGCGCAAAGAAACCGGGCAGCCGATTTCACGCTTCGAGTCAGCCGTTCGTAGAAGGTATATATATTTTTCCGTCTAGCCGGGGACTGGCTCAGTTAAAATCGTCCGATGTCGTCACCTCCTACCCGGAGATTCGAAAAGATGTTGTGCGGATGTCGTACGCGATGTATTGGTTAGAGCTTGTCGACCGCTCTGTGGAAGATCGGGTGCAGAATCGTCCACTGTTTCGAATTTTACAAGATGCTCTCCAAGCGTTGAATGCGGGGATGGATGCAGACGTAATCACCCATCATATTGAATTACGCATTTTACATCTGTTAGGTGTTTCCCCTGTATTAACGGGTTGTGTGCGATGCGGGGACGTAACGGACCCGATGTACTTCTCTGTTGCATCTGGTGGCTTTTTATGTGCAAGGCATCAAGAAGAAGGAACGATTCGGCTGTCGGAACGACTGGCGAAACTTCTCTATTTGATGAGTAAGCACAATCTATCAGAATTTCGAAACGTACCGCTATCAGACGAGTCAAGAATTCTTTTACGTCAGCTATTTGATGCATATATGGAATCGTATAGTGGGTTGCGATTGAAGACAAAGCGTGTACTCGACCAAATGATTCGACTTCATCTGAATGAGGATTGA
- the glyS gene encoding glycine--tRNA ligase subunit beta, which translates to MRDLLLEIGLEELPAQYVLRSEKQLAERVDAFLKEARVEFGSIEVYSTPRRLSVIVRDVAETQQDLKETLRGPAKKIAQDAEGNWSKAAQGFARGRGLTVEDLYFAEEKGVEYVFAERHEEGQETSSLLNGLEDVVRSLTFPKNMKWGTSSLRYMRPIRWLIALFGKDIIDFTIEGVKTGNVTRGHRFLSKGDVVVESPAAYVETLESAFVMANYETRKAEIERQIKELATKQGWTVPLDADLLEEVTNLVEWPTALFGEFEEAYLDLPEEVLITTMKEHQRYFPVYIDETLKNYFVTVRNGNAEHLENVARGNEKVIRARLADAVFFYEEDKKTKIDDQLARLDRIVFHEKLGTTGAKARRVTEIAQMLAPLFDADIEKVSRAGAIHKFDLVSQMVYEFTELQGIMGEKYALQQGEDQEVAAAVREHYMPRFAGDQSPETATGAVLALADKLDSIVAFFGIGMIPSGSQDPFALRRQAQGVVQILGDWKIDLSLDKLLSKIVELQLKAGLFEADKEQVKDQLVDFFKLRLKYRLQEQKVRYDVIDAVLTTTLTINRLDARAQAIQHFVSTNAKSLIEQLSRVVNISKKGEPGDVDPSLFENDEEIALHEAIERIAPETNNAVQAGDYQKALELLQMLESPIMMYFEHTMVMSEDEAVRQNRLHEMNRLATTIKSVADFNALVL; encoded by the coding sequence ATGCGTGACCTTTTACTAGAGATTGGATTAGAAGAGCTACCGGCTCAATACGTCTTGCGTTCAGAGAAACAATTGGCAGAACGTGTTGATGCGTTTTTAAAAGAAGCTCGTGTTGAATTTGGGTCGATTGAGGTTTATTCTACACCGCGTCGCTTGTCCGTCATCGTTCGTGATGTAGCCGAAACGCAACAGGATTTGAAAGAAACACTCCGTGGACCTGCTAAGAAGATTGCTCAGGACGCGGAAGGGAACTGGTCAAAAGCGGCGCAAGGATTTGCTCGCGGTCGTGGATTGACAGTCGAGGACCTGTACTTCGCAGAAGAAAAAGGGGTCGAGTATGTCTTCGCAGAACGTCATGAAGAAGGTCAGGAAACAAGCTCATTGTTAAACGGTCTCGAAGACGTCGTTCGTAGCCTGACGTTCCCAAAAAACATGAAGTGGGGAACGAGTAGTTTACGCTACATGCGTCCGATTCGTTGGTTGATTGCTCTATTTGGTAAGGACATCATCGATTTTACAATCGAAGGCGTGAAAACCGGCAACGTGACGCGTGGTCATCGCTTCCTCAGTAAAGGAGACGTTGTCGTCGAATCACCAGCAGCGTATGTAGAGACATTAGAGTCTGCGTTTGTCATGGCAAACTACGAGACTCGTAAAGCTGAAATCGAACGTCAAATTAAGGAACTTGCCACAAAACAAGGATGGACAGTTCCGCTTGATGCTGACTTACTCGAAGAGGTCACAAACTTAGTCGAATGGCCGACTGCCCTCTTCGGAGAATTTGAGGAGGCGTATCTCGACCTCCCTGAGGAAGTACTCATCACAACGATGAAAGAGCATCAACGTTACTTCCCAGTTTATATCGACGAAACGTTGAAAAACTACTTTGTCACGGTCCGAAATGGAAATGCAGAGCACCTAGAAAACGTGGCGCGCGGGAATGAAAAAGTCATCCGTGCTCGTCTTGCAGATGCCGTCTTCTTCTATGAGGAGGACAAAAAGACAAAGATTGATGACCAACTCGCTCGTCTCGATCGCATCGTATTCCATGAAAAATTGGGGACGACTGGAGCGAAAGCACGTCGCGTGACTGAAATTGCGCAGATGCTCGCACCTTTATTTGACGCAGATATCGAAAAAGTCAGCCGTGCCGGTGCAATTCATAAATTCGACCTGGTGAGTCAGATGGTATACGAGTTCACTGAGCTTCAAGGAATCATGGGTGAGAAGTACGCGCTTCAGCAAGGTGAGGATCAGGAAGTGGCGGCAGCTGTTCGTGAGCATTATATGCCACGCTTCGCAGGAGATCAGTCCCCGGAGACGGCAACAGGTGCTGTACTTGCTCTAGCGGACAAGCTTGATTCGATTGTAGCATTCTTCGGAATCGGCATGATTCCAAGTGGTTCGCAAGACCCGTTCGCCCTACGTCGTCAAGCTCAAGGGGTCGTTCAAATTCTTGGAGATTGGAAAATTGATCTCTCACTCGACAAGCTGCTTTCAAAAATTGTCGAATTACAGCTGAAGGCAGGACTCTTTGAAGCCGATAAAGAACAAGTCAAGGATCAGCTGGTGGACTTCTTCAAACTCCGGTTGAAATACCGTCTACAAGAACAGAAGGTCCGCTACGATGTGATTGACGCGGTATTGACGACGACATTGACGATCAATCGCCTTGATGCTCGTGCACAAGCAATTCAACACTTCGTATCGACGAATGCAAAATCTTTGATTGAGCAATTGTCGCGCGTCGTCAACATTTCGAAAAAAGGTGAGCCAGGAGATGTCGACCCTTCATTGTTTGAAAATGATGAAGAGATTGCCTTACATGAAGCGATTGAACGAATAGCTCCTGAAACGAACAACGCTGTTCAGGCGGGAGATTATCAAAAAGCGTTAGAGCTCCTTCAAATGCTTGAATCACCAATTATGATGTACTTTGAACATACAATGGTCATGAGTGAGGACGAGGCAGTACGCCAAAACCGTCTCCATGAAATGAACCGACTTGCTACGACGATTAAGAGTGTCGCAGACTTCAACGCGCTCGTACTCTAA
- the era gene encoding GTPase Era gives MYQEDFKSGFVSIIGRPNVGKSTFLNHVIGQKIAIMSDKPQTTRNKVQGVYTTDDSQIIFIDTPGIHKPKHRLGDFMMKVATNALREVDAILFMVNVTEPRGAGDDFIIEKLKGLDTPIILVMNKIDLIHPDELPKVIEQYTNELDFAAYVPISALQGNNVEPLLGEIKKLLPEGPMYYPADQVTDHPERFIISEMIREKVLHKTRDEVPHSIAVAIESIKKRENSEMIDVEAVIMVERDSQKGIIIGKKGTMLREIGTDARHDIEALLGTKVYLNLWVKVQKDWRNKMGQLRDLGFRDDEY, from the coding sequence ATGTATCAAGAAGATTTTAAATCTGGATTCGTGTCGATCATTGGCCGACCGAACGTTGGAAAATCCACATTCCTCAATCACGTGATTGGTCAAAAGATTGCCATCATGTCTGATAAACCGCAAACGACACGAAATAAAGTACAAGGCGTATACACGACGGATGATTCACAAATCATATTCATCGATACTCCGGGAATCCATAAACCGAAACATCGTCTCGGTGACTTCATGATGAAAGTAGCAACGAATGCCCTTCGCGAAGTCGATGCGATTCTTTTCATGGTGAATGTGACTGAACCTCGTGGTGCCGGGGACGATTTTATCATTGAGAAGCTTAAAGGGCTCGATACACCAATCATCTTGGTTATGAACAAGATTGATTTAATTCATCCCGACGAACTACCAAAGGTGATTGAACAGTATACGAATGAACTGGATTTTGCAGCGTACGTCCCGATTTCGGCGCTACAAGGCAATAACGTCGAACCGCTCTTAGGTGAAATCAAAAAGTTATTGCCGGAAGGACCGATGTATTATCCTGCCGATCAAGTGACCGACCATCCGGAGCGTTTTATTATCTCTGAGATGATTCGTGAGAAAGTGTTGCATAAGACACGCGATGAAGTGCCACACTCAATCGCTGTGGCCATCGAATCGATTAAGAAACGTGAAAACTCCGAGATGATCGACGTCGAAGCCGTGATCATGGTGGAACGGGATTCTCAAAAAGGGATCATTATCGGGAAAAAAGGGACGATGCTTCGCGAAATCGGAACAGATGCCCGCCACGATATCGAGGCTCTTCTCGGTACGAAAGTGTATTTGAACCTTTGGGTCAAAGTTCAGAAAGACTGGCGTAACAAGATGGGTCAGCTACGTGACCTCGGTTTCCGCGACGACGAGTATTAA